One genomic segment of Primulina tabacum isolate GXHZ01 chromosome 9, ASM2559414v2, whole genome shotgun sequence includes these proteins:
- the LOC142556209 gene encoding uncharacterized protein LOC142556209 yields the protein MDLNKGRVIRFELLMMAALAILRRRKVFSDCFVVPVRSIQSTLSQGQSCQHLDSRDLCSVTDNFSHTSDHRRNDDQTLILNKELLNFSLCDIIRHKAYGSSTSLYGTGRSNFNSLVGTKLMSQSTRYASTATANKPDLGSDNEDTEEMAAEKRKEASPEECDQAVVGLSTAKAKAKAKKLQESHNVVKSFLKRLWAKFLGIGPALRAVASMSREDWAKKLVHWKNEFVSTLKHYWLGCKLLWADVRISSRLLLKLGGGKSLSRRERQQLTRTTADVFRLVPFAVFIIVPFMEFLLPVFLKLFPNMLPSTFQDKMKEEEALKRRLMAKIEYAKFLQDTVKEMAKEVQNSRSGDIKKTAEDLDEFLNRARTGAGVSNEEILGFAKLFNDELTLDNISRPRLVNMCKYMGISSIGTDSYLRYMLRNRLRRIKNDDKLIKAEGVESLSEAELREDCRERGMLGILSVEEMRQQLRDWLDLSLNHSVPSSLMILSRAFAVSGNISPEEAVRATLSSLPDEVVDTVGITSLPSEDSIAERRRKLDFLEMQEELIKEEEAREEEELTKKKKSAGVEEDVALKEMALSTARPAQEQARERAVDKQEKLCQLSRALAVLASASSVSREREEFLSLVNKEIELYNSIVDKDGTDGEIETMKAYKAASDESEDAKPESDNVSSALIDKVGAMLQDLEKEIDDVDAKIGDHWRILDRDYDGKVTPEEVASAALYLKDTLDKEGVQELVSSLAKDADGKILVEDIVRLGSRLVDGSKPESEEM from the exons GAACTCTTGATGATGGCTGCTCTGGCAATTTTGAGGCGGAGGAAGGTGTTTTCAGATTGCTTTGTGGTTCCTGTTCGTTCTATTCAAAGTACCTTGAGTCAGGGGCAATCCTGTCAGCACTTGGACTCTCGCGATCTTTGCTCTGTCACAGACAACTTCTCTCATACTTCAGATCATAGAAGGAATGATGATCAAACTTTAATTTTAAACAAGGAACTTTTAAATTTCTCATTATGTGATATAATTAGGCATAAAGCTTATGGGAGTTCCACATCTCTTTATGGCACTGGAAGGTCGAATTTCAATTCTCTGGTGGGTACCAAGTTGATGTCTCAATCTACTCGATATGCTTCCACAGCAACTGCAAATAAACCAGATTTGGGAAGTGACAATGAAGATACTGAGGAAATGGCCGCTGAAAAGAGAAAGGAAGCATCTCCTGAAGAATGTGATCAAGCTGTTGTAGGCCTAAGCACCGCCAAAGCCAAGGCAAAAGCTAAAAAGCTGCAAGAATCTCATAATGTTGTTAAGTCCTTTTTAAAAAGACTTTGGGCCAAATTTTTAGGTATTGGTCCGGCTCTGAGAGCTGTGGCTTCCATGAGCAG GGAAGACTGGGCCAAGAAACTTGTTCACTGGAAAAATGAGTTTGTATCAACACTGAAGCATTACTGGTTGGGCTGTAAGCTTCTGTGGGCTGATGTGAGGATCAGTTCGAGATTATTGCTGAAACTTGGTGGAGGAAAAAGTCTCTCCAGAAGGGAGAGGCAACAGCTCACAAGAACTACTGCTGATGTGTTTAGGCTAGTTCCATTTGCCGTTTTTATCATTGTTCCATTCATGGAATTTTTGTTGCCTGTGTTCCTGAAGCTGTTCCCAAACATGCTACCGTCAACATTCCAGGACAAGATGAAAGAAGAG GAAGCACTAAAAAGAAGGTTAATGGCCAAAATAGAATATGCGAAGTTTCTTCAAGACACAGTCAAAGAAATGGCGAAAGAAGTCCAAAATTCACGGAGTGGAGatatcaagaaaacagcagaGGACCTTGATGAATTTCTGAACCGG GCTAGAACCGGTGCTGGTGTTTCAAATGAGGAAATCTTAGGATTTGCTAAGTTGTTCAATGATGAACTCACATTAGATAATATCAGCAG GCCTCGTTTAGTGAACATGTGCAAGTACATGGGAATCAGCTCCATTGGAACTGATTCTTATTTGCGGTATATGCTGCGAAACAGATTGCGAAG GATCAAGAATGATGACAAATTGATTAAAGCAGAGGGTGTGGAGTCTCTATCAGAGGCTGAGCTTCGTGAAGATTGTAGAGAGCGAGGCATGCTTGGAATACTTTCTGTGGAAGAAATGCGCCAACAG CTGCGTGATTGGCTGGATTTATCTTTGAATCACTCTGTTCCATCTTCACTTATGATTCTTTCCAG AGCCTTTGCGGTATCTGGAAATATAAGTCCAGAAGAAGCCGTTCGAGCTACATTATCTTCGCTACCAGATGAAGTCGTAGATACTGTGGGCATCACATCATTGCCATCTGAAGATTCTATAGCAGAAAGGAGGAGGAAGTTGGACTTCCTTGAAATGCAGGAAGAACTTATCAAg GAGGAAGAAGCAAGAGAGGAAGAAGAGCTGACCAAGAAGAAAAAATCCGCTGGTGTTGAAGAAGACGTGGCTTTGAAGGAGATGGCATTATCAACTGCTAGACCAGCGCAAGAACAAGCCAGAGAAAGAGCTGTCGATAAGCAAGAAAAGCTTTGTCAGCTTAGTCGTGCATTAGCCGTTCTTGCTTCTGCTTCT TCGGTAAGCAGGGAGCGGGAAGAGTTCCTCAGTCTAGTCAATAAAGAG ATTGAGCTGTACAATAGCATAGTGGATAAAGATGGCACAGATGGCGAAATAGAGACAATGAAGGCATACAAAGCTGCTAGTGATGAAAGTGAGGATGCTAAACCTGAGAGTGACAATGTTTCATCTGCGCTCATTGATAAG GTCGGTGCCATGCTTCAAGATCTTGAGAAAGAGATTGACGATGTAGATGCAAAAATTGGTGACCATTGGCGAATACTTGACAG